AAATCGTTATACAGAGCAAAGGCGATATATACCGGCAGCTTCTTCATTTCCGTACTGACCCAGTCCTCGTCCTCCTGACAAGGCGGTGTATGGAAGCAGAGCCGGGTAAACGTCCGGGCGTAATCATCGTGGTGGGAGAGCGCGTTCTCCAAGGTGGCAGTCATGGCGTCCATGTTGAAGCCCGCCAAAGAATGGCTGTTCCAGGACTCCGGCGAAAAAGGGTACAAGGCAGAGTCGATGACGCCGATCTTCTTCAGATGCTCGTCGCCGAACTGCTCGTAGTACTCCATCACCACACTGCTGCCCATAGACCAGCCCAGCAGTGTCACATCCTCCAGGCCCAAATACTCAATGAGTTCATGAACATCCTTGGCACAGCGGTCCATAGTGAGATTTTGAAGCGTTTTTGACGAAGAACCGTGCCCCCGCCAGTCTATCAGCACCAGCCGGTGATCGGCGGAGAGGGCATCAATATTTTTATAGAAAAATTTGGACGAGCAGAGAAAGCCATGGAGGATCATGATCGGCTCCCCCTTGTCCTTGCCGTAGTCCTCAAAATAGATCCAGGCGCCGTCGCTGACCTGAAGGAAATTGTCCTTGCTCCTGATCATACCTCTACTTCCTTTCTTAGTCTTTCAATGTATCGATCTTGGCATACTTCTCATCATAGTCCTCACAGAAGAACACCTGGAAATATCCCAGCTTGACCCGTTCTTTCTGCGTGGCATAGCTGACAGCCACCAACAGCACCAGAGAGATCAGCCAGGCAGGCAGGAAAGCGTGGACACCCCCCAGCGCCGCAGCCCACCACTCCTTTGTGGATGGGATCACGCCGGAGATGAAATAAAGAATGACGTATGCGGCAAAACCGCCCACCGTAGAGGCGAACATTCCCTTTGCTGTGGCTTTCTTCCAGTACATGCCCACCAGAACAGGGAAGTACCAGGCCGCTGCAAGGGCTGCCAGGGCGAAGTTGATCATGTACTGGGTCAGGGTAGAGGGCTTCAGGGCGATCAACGTCGCCACCAGGGAGATGCCCAATACAAATGCGGTGTTGATGGTGCTCTGGGTCTTGGGAGGCGTGTTTGGCTTCCAGCAGTCCACCACGAAGTCCTTGGCCAGTATGGACGCACCGGCCATGGCCAGCCCCGCGAGAGAGGACTGGATCGCAGCAAAGATCCCGCAGAAAATGATGCCGCCCATCCAGGAGGGCAGGAGATTGGTGGCGTTGAAGATGGTCGTATAGTCCGCAGTCTCCAGGCCGGGGTTAATGGCCCGGGTCAGGGGGCCGGTGAAGCACATGATGCCCTGGATCAGAGTAAATACACAGCAGGAAATGATGACGCCCTGCTTCAACTTCTTATGGTTGTTGTAGGTCATCGTGACCGACAGGGCGTGGGGTACAGCGCCCAGGCCCACGCCGGCAAACAACGCAGTGCCCATAGCGTTCCAGAAGGTGAAGCCTGTGTCCGCCTGGATCGCGCCGGGGAAGGCTGTGCCCAGATACTCCATGGCGGCCTGGACACTGCCGTACTTTTCCACGTTGTCGGCAATCAGAACACCG
This DNA window, taken from Dysosmobacter welbionis, encodes the following:
- a CDS encoding alpha/beta fold hydrolase; protein product: MIRSKDNFLQVSDGAWIYFEDYGKDKGEPIMILHGFLCSSKFFYKNIDALSADHRLVLIDWRGHGSSSKTLQNLTMDRCAKDVHELIEYLGLEDVTLLGWSMGSSVVMEYYEQFGDEHLKKIGVIDSALYPFSPESWNSHSLAGFNMDAMTATLENALSHHDDYARTFTRLCFHTPPCQEDEDWVSTEMKKLPVYIAFALYNDFLFKDYTETLSKIDIPLLLCCADSPAIPRGSKWGGTIGIW
- a CDS encoding sodium:solute symporter family transporter; translated protein: MLIIFAVYSVVIVGFGFYIKYQSKKGGKDGLASFLTGGGGLGAFAIAMIAATNSMAGGTMVAAPGLGYSVGFTAALVYYAGFLTAAYGLGSVGRKVAILRDRTGAVTFQQLLGLRFQSKKVVGALAITGAFGLTFFAVGQITSGAKVFAAVTGSNSYYLGILLTIVITVIYTVSGGIKSMAKVASIQGVIMLIATFSIIGVLIADNVEKYGSVQAAMEYLGTAFPGAIQADTGFTFWNAMGTALFAGVGLGAVPHALSVTMTYNNHKKLKQGVIISCCVFTLIQGIMCFTGPLTRAINPGLETADYTTIFNATNLLPSWMGGIIFCGIFAAIQSSLAGLAMAGASILAKDFVVDCWKPNTPPKTQSTINTAFVLGISLVATLIALKPSTLTQYMINFALAALAAAWYFPVLVGMYWKKATAKGMFASTVGGFAAYVILYFISGVIPSTKEWWAAALGGVHAFLPAWLISLVLLVAVSYATQKERVKLGYFQVFFCEDYDEKYAKIDTLKD